The genomic segment ATGCAGCAAGTGCCGCTAGCATTCCCGTCAGTGCATAAACGTAAATTTTAATACGATCTACGCTGATTCCAGAAAGTCGTGAAGCTTCTTCATTGCCACCTACTGCGTATACGCGGCGACCAAATGTAGTCTTTTTCAAAATGAAATACAAAATCCCAAAAGTAATGGCCATCGTTATAACAGGGACAGGAATTCCGAAGAAGTACCCTTTCCCTAGCAACTGGAACGCTTGTGAATCACCAAGTCCTGAAATTGGTTTTCCTTCTGTGTATACAAGAGTCAATCCACGGTAAATCGTCATCGTCGCAAGTGTTGCGATGAAAGGAGCAACTTTTCCTTTGGCAATAATAACGCCGTTAATTGCACCAAGAACAGCTCCTAGAAGTAATCCGAGGAACATTGCGAGAAGCGGGTCCATACCACCAGCCATTAATCCGGCAGTCACCGCTCCCGTTAAAGCTAATATCGACCCAACAGATAAATCGATGCCGCCTGTCAAAATGACGAAGGTCATCCCAAATGCTATGAGCGCATTTATCGACACTTGTCTTAAAACATTGAGTAAGTTGTTAAGCGTAAGAAAATTCGGACTCATGATTGAAATGATAATGACAATTAATAAGAGCCCAATAAGGGGTCCGATTTTTTGCAGTACCGACTGTGTATTAGATTTGAGCAACTTTGTCACCTCCCGTAGCATAATGCATAATTCGTTCTTGCGTCATTTCAGCTTTTTGCAGTTCGGCTGTAAGAGTACCTTCATGCATGACAAGTACCCGATCTGCCATGCCAATAATTTCGGGAAGTTCCGACGAAATCATCAAAATCGCGACACCTTTTTCGGCAAGTTCATTAATGATCGAGTAAATTTCTTTTTTTGCTCCGACGTCCACACCTCGGGTCGGCTCATCTAAAATCAGCACATTCGGTTCGATACCCAGCCATTTCGCAATAACGACTTTCTGCTGGTTTCCTCCGCTAAGCGATTTGGCAGCTTGGTTGGGACCCGACGTTCGGACACCCAACCGTTTTACCATTGTTTCGTACAACACTTTCTCTTCATTCGATTTGATGATGCCATTGCTTGAAACTTTATTGAAATTCGTTAAGCTTAAATTGTCTTTTACCGAGAAATCTACGATAAGGCCTTCCGACTTCCGGTCTTCCGTAACATAGCCGAAACCTAGTTTTTTCGCTTGTAGTGGACTGCTGATTTTCACAGGTTTTCCATTAAGAGAAATCGTTCCCTTTTGCAGTTTTTTATAACCGAATAAGGATTGAGCAACTTCGGTTCTTCCCGCTCCCATCAAACCTGCAATACCGAGAACTTCACCTTTACGCAACTCAAACGATATATCTTCGAAATGCCCGTTGCGTGTTAAACCACTTACGGTCAATTTCACATCCCCAATTATAGCGTTACGCTCTGGGAATCGTTCACCCAGTTCGCGTCCGACCATCATCTGAACAATTTCATCAAATGACGTTTCTTTAATCTCTTTGACGCCAACATAATTGCCATCACGTAAAATGGTAATTCGGTCACATAATGCAAAAATCTCTTCCATCCG from the Sporosarcina psychrophila genome contains:
- a CDS encoding sugar ABC transporter ATP-binding protein: MIEMTGISKSFDGNSVLTNVEFSVKKGEIHALMGENGAGKSTLMKILTGIYARDTGEVKVRGKLVDFKNPKEAEHAGIAVIHQELNILPDLTVAENLFLGNEKTFGKSGILKTKEMNKKAKVILGELGLDVDVKTVARELSVGKQQIIEIAKAMSSNAEVIVMDEPTAALTEREIVSLFETIRALQTNGVSFVYISHRMEEIFALCDRITILRDGNYVGVKEIKETSFDEIVQMMVGRELGERFPERNAIIGDVKLTVSGLTRNGHFEDISFELRKGEVLGIAGLMGAGRTEVAQSLFGYKKLQKGTISLNGKPVKISSPLQAKKLGFGYVTEDRKSEGLIVDFSVKDNLSLTNFNKVSSNGIIKSNEEKVLYETMVKRLGVRTSGPNQAAKSLSGGNQQKVVIAKWLGIEPNVLILDEPTRGVDVGAKKEIYSIINELAEKGVAILMISSELPEIIGMADRVLVMHEGTLTAELQKAEMTQERIMHYATGGDKVAQI
- the rbsC gene encoding ribose ABC transporter permease, which codes for MLKSNTQSVLQKIGPLIGLLLIVIIISIMSPNFLTLNNLLNVLRQVSINALIAFGMTFVILTGGIDLSVGSILALTGAVTAGLMAGGMDPLLAMFLGLLLGAVLGAINGVIIAKGKVAPFIATLATMTIYRGLTLVYTEGKPISGLGDSQAFQLLGKGYFFGIPVPVITMAITFGILYFILKKTTFGRRVYAVGGNEEASRLSGISVDRIKIYVYALTGMLAALAALILTSRLNSAQPTAGNMFELDAIAAVVLGGTSLTGGRGWIVGTLIGALIIGVLNNGLNLIGVSSFFQQVVKGAVILVAVLLDRKKTA